In Deinococcus betulae, a genomic segment contains:
- a CDS encoding NAD(P)H-dependent glycerol-3-phosphate dehydrogenase, protein MTPLPVLGAGGWGTALAVNAARNGPVTLWARRAQFAQTLQSERVNAEYLPGVSLPPGLGVTAHLGEAIQDAPFALVVVPSVGVPELLAALPRTLGLVLCAKGLAPDGGQLTVLARQLGFARVAVLSGPNHAEEVGRGLPAATVVASRDAGFARTVQGALMTPALRVYTSEDETGVELGGVVKNVMAVAAGLVDGLSLGDNAKAALITRGLREMSRYLQSCGAHEDTVYGLSGLGDLVATATSRHSRNRAAGEALARGEHPGQGGKVVEGLRTAGLLSAWAAAHGQDLPIVQAVAQVTRGDWSPQQGVAQLMEREAKPERH, encoded by the coding sequence ATGACGCCTTTGCCGGTCCTGGGCGCCGGAGGGTGGGGCACGGCCCTGGCCGTCAATGCCGCACGCAACGGTCCCGTGACGCTGTGGGCACGCCGCGCCCAATTTGCCCAGACGCTGCAGAGCGAACGGGTCAACGCTGAATATTTGCCGGGGGTGTCGTTGCCCCCAGGCCTCGGCGTCACAGCGCATCTGGGGGAAGCCATCCAGGACGCGCCGTTCGCGCTGGTGGTGGTGCCCAGCGTGGGCGTGCCGGAACTGCTGGCGGCTCTGCCCCGAACTTTGGGTCTGGTGCTGTGCGCCAAGGGCCTGGCGCCCGACGGCGGACAGCTCACGGTGCTGGCCCGGCAGTTGGGCTTCGCGCGCGTGGCGGTCCTCAGTGGTCCCAACCACGCCGAGGAAGTGGGGCGCGGTCTGCCCGCCGCCACAGTGGTGGCCAGCCGCGACGCCGGCTTTGCCCGCACGGTCCAGGGGGCCCTGATGACCCCGGCCCTGCGTGTGTACACCAGCGAGGACGAAACCGGCGTGGAGCTGGGCGGCGTGGTGAAAAACGTCATGGCGGTAGCTGCCGGTCTGGTGGACGGCCTGAGCCTCGGTGACAACGCCAAAGCCGCCCTGATTACGCGCGGCCTGCGCGAAATGAGCCGTTACCTTCAGTCCTGCGGGGCGCACGAGGACACGGTGTATGGCCTGAGCGGGCTGGGCGACCTGGTCGCCACGGCCACCAGTCGCCACAGCCGCAACCGCGCCGCCGGCGAAGCGCTGGCGCGCGGCGAGCATCCTGGCCAGGGTGGGAAGGTCGTGGAGGGCCTGCGCACCGCTGGCCTGCTGAGCGCCTGGGCCGCCGCGCACGGCCAGGACCTGCCCATCGTGCAGGCGGTGGCGCAGGTGACGCGCGGCGACTGGAGCCCGCAGCAGGGCGTGGCGCAACTTATGGAACGCGAGGCCAAACCCGAGCGCCACTAA
- a CDS encoding class I SAM-dependent DNA methyltransferase, translating into MQREPFTALAAVYDAIMADVEYDHWADFVLSYARDGGLTHPGTALDLACGTGGFTRELQSAGWAVTGLDFSEAMLAEARHRLPGVPFVQGDLRSFALPERFDLVTCVFDSLNNLLTPGNLGAALTQARAHLRPGGLFAFDVNTRLGVQELWEGDAIEGLAPMPGGAEVHYHWSHHFEPDSGLGVVQALCRVEGEEFIETHRERGYDPADLEPLLKAAGFARWEIVEYPDYAPPAPDAPRVWVFAWAPSGAGA; encoded by the coding sequence ATGCAACGGGAGCCGTTTACAGCCCTGGCCGCGGTCTACGACGCCATCATGGCCGACGTGGAATATGACCACTGGGCCGATTTCGTGCTGTCATATGCCCGCGACGGCGGACTGACTCATCCCGGCACCGCACTGGATCTGGCCTGCGGCACAGGCGGTTTTACCCGCGAATTGCAGTCGGCTGGCTGGGCGGTCACAGGTCTAGATTTCAGCGAGGCGATGCTGGCCGAGGCCCGGCACCGCTTGCCCGGCGTGCCCTTCGTTCAAGGCGACCTGCGGAGCTTTGCCCTGCCCGAACGGTTTGACCTCGTAACCTGCGTCTTTGACAGCCTGAACAACCTCCTGACCCCAGGCAACCTGGGGGCGGCCCTGACCCAGGCCCGCGCTCACCTGCGGCCCGGCGGCCTCTTTGCCTTCGACGTCAACACGCGCCTGGGTGTGCAGGAGCTGTGGGAGGGAGACGCTATCGAGGGCCTGGCGCCCATGCCGGGCGGCGCCGAGGTGCATTACCACTGGTCTCACCACTTCGAGCCGGACTCGGGGTTGGGCGTGGTGCAGGCGCTGTGCCGCGTCGAGGGAGAGGAATTTATCGAGACCCACCGCGAACGCGGCTATGACCCCGCTGATCTGGAACCGCTGCTAAAAGCGGCTGGTTTTGCCCGCTGGGAAATTGTGGAATACCCGGACTACGCCCCCCCAGCCCCCGACGCGCCGCGCGTGTGGGTCTTTGCCTGGGCGCCGAGTGGGGCGGGTGCATGA